One region of Clavibacter michiganensis subsp. tessellarius genomic DNA includes:
- a CDS encoding pyridoxal phosphate-dependent aminotransferase → MAEPQSTVPLSRVSTRIGSIAESATLKVDGKAKALQAAGRPVISFAAGEPDFPTPDYVVEAAVEAARDPRNHRYTAAAGLPDLREAIAEKTRASSGLDVGIDRIIVTNGGKQAVYQAFQTLLDQGDEVLVPTPYWTTYPEAIRLAGGVPVDVFAGADQGYLVTVEQLEAAWTPRTKVLLFVSPSNPTGAVYSREQTREIGEWAESKGLWVISDEIYQDLVYDGAEAASIVDVVPALADRTILVNGVAKTYAMTGWRVGWMVGPADAIKAAGNLQSHLSSNVSNVSQRAAIAALRGPRDTVDRMREAFDRRRRTIVAELDAIPGFVTPTPQGAFYVYPDVTGLFGRDIDGVTPTTSLEVADVLLEKAEVAAVPGEAFGPSGFLRFSYALGDEALLEGVRRIRDLLA, encoded by the coding sequence ATGGCCGAACCGCAGAGCACCGTCCCCCTCAGCCGCGTCTCCACCCGCATCGGATCCATCGCCGAGTCCGCGACCCTCAAGGTCGACGGCAAGGCCAAGGCCCTGCAGGCCGCCGGACGCCCCGTCATCAGCTTCGCGGCGGGCGAGCCCGACTTCCCCACGCCCGACTACGTGGTCGAGGCCGCGGTCGAGGCCGCGCGGGATCCCCGCAACCACCGCTACACCGCCGCGGCCGGACTCCCCGACCTCCGCGAGGCCATCGCCGAGAAGACGCGCGCGTCGTCGGGCCTCGACGTGGGCATCGACCGGATCATCGTCACCAACGGCGGCAAGCAGGCGGTCTACCAGGCCTTCCAGACGCTGCTCGACCAGGGCGACGAGGTCCTCGTGCCCACGCCCTACTGGACCACCTACCCCGAGGCCATCCGGCTGGCGGGCGGCGTGCCCGTCGACGTCTTCGCGGGCGCCGACCAGGGCTACCTCGTCACCGTCGAGCAGCTCGAGGCCGCGTGGACGCCGCGCACCAAGGTGCTGCTGTTCGTCTCGCCCTCGAACCCCACGGGCGCCGTCTACTCGCGGGAGCAGACCCGCGAGATCGGCGAGTGGGCGGAGTCGAAGGGCCTCTGGGTCATCAGCGACGAGATCTACCAGGACCTCGTCTACGACGGGGCCGAGGCCGCGAGCATCGTCGACGTGGTGCCGGCGCTGGCCGACCGCACGATCCTCGTCAACGGCGTCGCCAAGACCTACGCCATGACGGGCTGGCGCGTCGGGTGGATGGTCGGCCCGGCCGACGCCATCAAGGCCGCCGGCAACCTGCAGTCGCACCTCTCCTCCAACGTCTCGAACGTCTCGCAGCGCGCGGCCATCGCGGCGCTGCGCGGCCCGCGCGACACCGTCGACCGGATGCGCGAGGCCTTCGACCGCCGCCGCCGCACGATCGTCGCCGAGCTCGACGCGATCCCCGGCTTCGTCACGCCCACGCCCCAGGGCGCCTTCTACGTCTACCCCGACGTGACGGGCCTCTTCGGCCGCGACATCGACGGCGTCACGCCGACCACCTCGCTCGAGGTGGCGGACGTGCTGCTCGAGAAGGCGGAGGTCGCGGCGGTCCCCGGCGAGGCGTTCGGCCCGAGCGGGTTCCTGCGCTTCAGCTACGCGCTGGGCGACGAGGCGCTGCTCGAAGGCGTGCGCCGGATCCGCGACCTCCTGGCCTGA
- a CDS encoding NADP-dependent oxidoreductase yields MSQVVQSRAGVAARAQEDRAAASLALAPHGATMRAAVVAETGGPDVLRMADVPIPHRLDSEVLVKVVAAGVNPVDLRLRAGEPGGPTLGALPAVLGRDFSGVVVESPYEDHALHPGDEVFGLAMAPRMPGSYAPYVAVPSVSLARKPARLSHVEAAATPVSALTAWGMVVDIGKAHEGQVVLVHAGAGGVGHFAVQFARHFGARVIATGSPRNVDWLAELGADEVIDRTQVRFEDVLADVDVVIDLVGNCTDDTGSRSLPVLRRGGLIVSAPMQGWPTLVQDAAAVGVRATHYEVAPDGQTLAVIARLLESGDIKVYVDEVFDLADAAEAHRHVESGHARGKVVLNVSRG; encoded by the coding sequence ATGAGCCAGGTCGTCCAGTCGAGAGCCGGCGTCGCCGCCCGGGCCCAGGAGGACCGCGCGGCCGCGTCCCTCGCCCTCGCCCCGCACGGCGCCACGATGCGCGCCGCCGTCGTCGCCGAGACGGGCGGGCCGGACGTGCTCCGCATGGCCGACGTGCCGATCCCGCACCGGCTCGACTCGGAGGTGCTCGTGAAGGTCGTCGCCGCGGGCGTGAACCCCGTGGACCTGCGGCTGCGCGCCGGCGAGCCGGGCGGTCCGACGCTCGGCGCCCTGCCGGCGGTGCTCGGGCGCGACTTCAGCGGCGTCGTCGTCGAGTCGCCCTACGAGGACCACGCGCTGCACCCGGGCGACGAGGTGTTCGGCCTGGCCATGGCGCCGCGGATGCCCGGCAGCTACGCCCCCTACGTCGCCGTCCCCAGCGTCAGCCTCGCCCGGAAGCCCGCGCGCCTGTCCCACGTGGAGGCGGCGGCGACGCCCGTCAGCGCGCTCACCGCGTGGGGCATGGTCGTCGACATCGGCAAGGCCCACGAGGGCCAGGTCGTGCTGGTGCACGCGGGGGCCGGCGGCGTCGGCCACTTCGCGGTGCAGTTCGCGCGGCACTTCGGCGCCCGCGTGATCGCGACCGGCTCGCCCCGCAACGTCGACTGGCTGGCGGAGCTCGGCGCCGACGAGGTCATCGACCGCACGCAGGTGCGCTTCGAGGACGTGCTCGCCGACGTCGACGTGGTGATCGACCTGGTCGGCAACTGCACAGACGACACCGGCTCGCGCTCGCTCCCGGTGCTGCGCCGCGGCGGCCTGATCGTCAGCGCCCCGATGCAGGGCTGGCCGACGCTCGTGCAGGACGCCGCCGCCGTGGGCGTCCGCGCCACGCACTACGAGGTCGCTCCCGACGGGCAGACGCTCGCGGTCATCGCGCGGCTGCTCGAGTCGGGCGACATCAAGGTCTATGTGGACGAGGTCTTCGACCTGGCGGACGCGGCCGAGGCGCACCGCCACGTCGAGAGCGGGCACGCGCGCGGCAAGGTCGTGCTGAACGTGTCGCGCGGCTGA
- the secE gene encoding preprotein translocase subunit SecE, translating into MARKIVDEPSEEIVAQAREQRDARRNPFARLVLFIKQVVQELKKVVTPTRKELLTFTGVVLAFVIVMMVIVSLLDQLFGYLAIVVFGNGA; encoded by the coding sequence GTGGCGCGGAAGATCGTCGACGAGCCGAGCGAGGAGATCGTCGCGCAGGCTCGCGAGCAGCGGGATGCGCGACGCAACCCCTTCGCCCGGCTGGTGCTCTTCATCAAGCAGGTCGTGCAGGAGCTCAAGAAGGTGGTCACCCCCACCCGCAAGGAGCTGCTCACGTTCACGGGAGTGGTCCTGGCCTTCGTCATCGTGATGATGGTGATCGTCTCCCTCCTCGACCAGCTGTTCGGGTACCTCGCCATCGTGGTGTTCGGCAACGGCGCCTAG
- a CDS encoding TOMM precursor leader peptide-binding protein — MDPSTTYSVSPRYAVGEVEDTLHLLGGRELVSLQLPSGDAVSAVSRLLSRPFTRADVDEAFGMHAPVVADLVDELVVRDVVVGAPTRPAADAAPDPVGRLDDPDQAELAHVLDEARRNGGDRTGLGRPRDPRTPARVALVGDAIPTLLAALAEALPSAELTDEADADLVIAAGSRRVLREVGARMHAAGRDWLPIHPFDGRFQLVGPVVVPDEGPCLECVALRWASTTPFAADHAAAADAVAPIARDPGLDAIAAGFAARYAARWVFARDWLVASTVLVVEPKVLSAEAHPVFRVARCGTCGPRPYAGVVSPWRA, encoded by the coding sequence ATGGACCCGTCGACGACCTACTCGGTGAGTCCCCGCTACGCCGTCGGGGAGGTGGAGGACACCCTCCACCTCCTCGGCGGTCGCGAGCTGGTCTCCCTGCAGCTGCCCTCCGGCGACGCCGTCTCCGCGGTGTCGCGGCTCCTCTCCCGACCCTTCACGCGCGCGGACGTCGACGAGGCGTTCGGCATGCACGCCCCGGTCGTGGCCGACCTCGTCGACGAGCTCGTCGTGCGCGACGTCGTCGTGGGCGCGCCCACGCGGCCCGCCGCCGACGCCGCGCCCGATCCCGTGGGCCGCCTCGACGACCCCGACCAGGCCGAGCTCGCGCACGTGCTCGACGAGGCGCGGCGCAACGGCGGCGACCGCACGGGCCTCGGCCGCCCCCGGGATCCGCGCACCCCCGCGCGGGTCGCCCTGGTCGGCGACGCCATCCCGACCCTGCTCGCCGCCCTGGCCGAGGCGCTGCCCTCGGCGGAGCTCACGGACGAGGCCGACGCCGACCTGGTCATCGCGGCCGGCAGCCGGCGGGTCCTCCGGGAGGTGGGCGCCCGGATGCACGCGGCCGGTCGCGACTGGCTCCCCATCCACCCGTTCGACGGCCGCTTCCAGCTCGTCGGCCCCGTGGTCGTGCCGGACGAGGGGCCGTGCCTCGAGTGCGTCGCCCTGCGCTGGGCCTCGACCACGCCGTTCGCCGCGGACCACGCGGCCGCGGCCGACGCGGTCGCGCCCATCGCCCGGGATCCCGGGCTCGACGCCATCGCGGCGGGCTTCGCCGCGCGCTACGCGGCCCGCTGGGTCTTCGCGCGCGACTGGCTGGTCGCGAGCACCGTCCTCGTGGTCGAGCCGAAGGTGCTGTCGGCGGAGGCGCATCCGGTCTTCCGCGTCGCGCGCTGCGGCACGTGCGGGCCGCGTCCCTACGCGGGGGTGGTGTCGCCGTGGCGCGCCTGA
- the rplA gene encoding 50S ribosomal protein L1, with product MAKSKAYRAAAEKIDPTKAYTASEAVELARETGSSKFDSTVEVALKLGVDPRKADQMVRGTVILPHGTGKTARVIVFATGPAAEAAIAAGADEVGGDELIEKVAGGYTSFDSAVSTPELMGKVGRLGKVLGPRGLMPNPKTGTVTPDVARAVSDIKGGKIEFRVDKHANVHFVVGKASFSPEQLSENVGAALEEIVRLKPSSSKGRYVQKATVSTTFGPGIPVDVNSI from the coding sequence ATGGCGAAGTCAAAGGCCTACCGGGCCGCAGCCGAGAAGATCGACCCGACGAAGGCGTACACCGCCTCGGAGGCCGTCGAGCTCGCGCGCGAGACCGGTTCCAGCAAGTTCGACAGCACCGTCGAGGTCGCGCTCAAGCTCGGCGTCGACCCCCGCAAGGCAGACCAGATGGTCCGCGGCACCGTCATCCTTCCCCACGGTACCGGCAAGACCGCCCGCGTCATCGTCTTCGCGACGGGCCCCGCGGCCGAGGCGGCCATCGCCGCCGGCGCCGACGAGGTCGGCGGCGACGAGCTCATCGAGAAGGTGGCGGGCGGCTACACGTCGTTCGACTCCGCCGTCTCGACGCCCGAGCTCATGGGCAAGGTCGGTCGTCTCGGCAAGGTGCTCGGCCCGCGTGGCCTCATGCCCAACCCGAAGACCGGCACGGTCACCCCGGACGTCGCGCGCGCGGTGTCCGACATCAAGGGCGGCAAGATCGAGTTCCGCGTCGACAAGCACGCGAACGTCCACTTCGTGGTCGGCAAGGCGAGCTTCTCGCCCGAGCAGCTCTCGGAGAACGTCGGCGCCGCGCTCGAGGAGATCGTCCGCCTCAAGCCGTCCTCCTCGAAGGGCCGCTACGTGCAGAAGGCCACGGTCTCCACGACCTTCGGCCCCGGCATCCCGGTGGACGTCAACTCCATCTAG
- a CDS encoding GNAT family N-acetyltransferase yields MSIPDPVVPSLRVATPADADAVAALAARTFALACPPSTTAEAIAEHIRTVLSPARFAAHLASPSHRVLLAEVDGRAVGYTMVVAAPPADPDVAGALRLRPEVELSKVYVERGSHGAGVARPLLAETLRVARELAGERGRDADAGIWLGVNEHNARAIRFYGSRGFRIVGTRSFRLADSVETDHVMERPLVDPVS; encoded by the coding sequence GTGAGCATCCCGGATCCCGTCGTCCCGTCCCTCCGCGTCGCGACCCCCGCGGACGCCGACGCGGTGGCCGCCCTCGCCGCCCGCACGTTCGCCCTCGCCTGCCCGCCGAGCACGACGGCGGAGGCGATCGCGGAGCACATCCGCACGGTCCTCTCTCCCGCGCGCTTCGCCGCGCACCTGGCCAGCCCGTCGCACCGCGTGCTGCTCGCGGAGGTCGACGGCCGGGCGGTCGGCTACACGATGGTCGTGGCGGCGCCGCCCGCGGATCCCGACGTCGCGGGCGCGCTGCGGCTGCGTCCCGAGGTCGAGCTGAGCAAGGTCTACGTCGAGCGCGGATCCCACGGGGCCGGCGTCGCGCGCCCGCTCCTGGCCGAGACGCTGCGGGTCGCGCGGGAGCTCGCGGGGGAGCGCGGCCGGGACGCCGACGCCGGGATCTGGCTCGGGGTCAACGAGCACAACGCCCGCGCGATCCGCTTCTACGGGAGCCGGGGCTTCCGCATCGTCGGCACGCGGTCGTTCCGGCTCGCGGACTCCGTCGAGACCGACCACGTGATGGAGCGGCCGCTGGTGGATCCGGTCTCCTGA
- a CDS encoding aldo/keto reductase: MTNPARVPLGSSGMEVSPLSFGGNVFGWTADEATSFQLLDAYVEAGGNFVDTADVYSAWKPGNSGGESEEIIGRWLAARGRPDDLVIATKVGSLESAKGTSRDSVRRGVEASLRRLGVDVIDLYYAHVDDQDTPIEETVTALAELVAEGKVRAIGASNFTAERLQAALDVSAREGVARFEVLQNRYNLVERGAYEGELADLLIREGIASAPYSALASGFLTGKYRGGEVDSPRAGGASKYYDDHGRALLEVLDRVAEAHGASVTTVSLAWLRAQPSVTAPIASARDLTQLPDLLASMDLELTADEVRELSAV; encoded by the coding sequence ATGACGAACCCCGCGCGCGTGCCCCTCGGATCCAGCGGCATGGAGGTGAGCCCCCTGTCCTTCGGCGGCAACGTCTTCGGCTGGACCGCCGACGAGGCGACCTCCTTCCAGCTGCTCGACGCGTACGTCGAGGCGGGCGGCAACTTCGTCGACACCGCCGACGTCTACTCCGCGTGGAAGCCCGGCAACTCCGGCGGCGAGTCCGAGGAGATCATCGGCCGCTGGCTCGCGGCCCGCGGGCGCCCCGACGACCTCGTGATCGCCACCAAGGTCGGCTCGCTCGAGTCCGCGAAGGGCACGTCGCGCGACAGCGTGCGCCGCGGCGTCGAGGCCAGCCTCCGCCGCCTGGGCGTCGACGTGATCGACCTCTACTACGCGCACGTCGACGACCAGGACACCCCGATCGAGGAGACCGTCACGGCGCTCGCCGAGCTCGTCGCCGAGGGCAAGGTCCGCGCGATCGGCGCCTCCAACTTCACGGCCGAGCGCCTGCAGGCCGCGCTCGACGTCTCCGCCCGCGAGGGCGTCGCCCGCTTCGAGGTGCTGCAGAACCGCTACAACCTCGTCGAGCGCGGCGCCTACGAGGGAGAGCTCGCCGACCTCCTGATCCGCGAGGGCATCGCCTCCGCGCCCTACTCGGCCCTCGCGAGCGGCTTCCTCACCGGCAAGTACCGCGGCGGCGAGGTCGACAGCCCCCGCGCCGGCGGCGCCTCGAAGTACTACGACGACCACGGCCGCGCCCTCCTCGAGGTGCTCGACCGCGTCGCCGAGGCGCACGGCGCCTCCGTCACCACGGTCTCGCTCGCCTGGCTCCGAGCCCAGCCGTCGGTCACCGCGCCCATCGCCAGCGCGCGCGACCTGACGCAGCTGCCCGACCTGCTCGCGTCCATGGACCTCGAGCTGACGGCCGACGAGGTCCGCGAGCTCTCCGCGGTCTGA
- the nusG gene encoding transcription termination/antitermination protein NusG, which produces MAESKRDDVDLAPAAEQSSEVDEAQEGSVTTASEGSSDAAEHTALHVEGDSVETDLTAALDAMESVDDPEADAIVEDALDVDSADEAEAAVEATDDEAEEEAAEEALEPADVTPATAEDIAEAEADLVPDEDAPAEEESDVDPYEDFRKELRSKPGKWYVIHSYAGFERRVKSNIENRMVSLNMEDDIYQIEVPMEDVVEIKNGQRKMVNRVRIPGYVLVRMSLNEDSWSVVRHTPGVTGFVGNAHNPTPLRFEEAFSMLKSLVEIKEVAQVKGQPTKGGQAQRVVAAEVDFEIGETITIKEGSFAGLPGSISEIKPESGKLTVLVSLFERETPVELSFDQVTKL; this is translated from the coding sequence TTGGCTGAGAGCAAGCGCGACGACGTCGACCTCGCCCCCGCGGCGGAGCAGTCCTCCGAGGTGGACGAGGCCCAGGAGGGTTCCGTCACCACCGCATCCGAGGGCAGCTCGGACGCGGCCGAGCACACCGCCCTGCACGTCGAGGGCGACTCGGTCGAGACCGACCTGACGGCGGCGCTCGACGCGATGGAGTCGGTCGACGACCCCGAGGCCGACGCGATCGTGGAGGACGCGCTCGACGTGGACTCCGCCGACGAGGCCGAGGCCGCCGTCGAGGCGACCGACGACGAGGCCGAGGAGGAGGCAGCCGAGGAGGCGCTCGAGCCGGCCGACGTCACCCCCGCCACCGCCGAGGACATCGCGGAGGCCGAGGCCGACCTGGTCCCCGACGAGGATGCCCCCGCCGAGGAGGAGTCGGACGTCGACCCCTACGAGGACTTCCGCAAGGAGCTCCGCTCCAAGCCGGGCAAGTGGTACGTCATCCACTCCTACGCGGGCTTCGAGCGCCGCGTGAAGAGCAACATCGAGAACCGCATGGTGTCGCTCAACATGGAGGACGACATCTACCAGATCGAGGTCCCGATGGAGGACGTCGTCGAGATCAAGAACGGCCAGCGCAAGATGGTCAACCGCGTGCGCATCCCCGGCTACGTGCTGGTGCGCATGAGCCTCAACGAGGACAGCTGGTCGGTCGTGCGTCACACGCCCGGCGTCACGGGCTTCGTGGGCAACGCCCACAACCCGACGCCGCTGCGCTTCGAGGAGGCCTTCTCCATGCTCAAGAGCCTCGTCGAGATCAAGGAGGTGGCGCAGGTCAAGGGCCAGCCCACCAAGGGCGGCCAGGCCCAGCGCGTCGTCGCGGCCGAGGTCGACTTCGAGATCGGCGAGACCATCACGATCAAGGAGGGCTCGTTCGCGGGCCTCCCCGGCTCCATCAGCGAGATCAAGCCCGAGAGCGGCAAGCTCACGGTCCTCGTCTCCCTGTTCGAGCGCGAGACCCCGGTCGAGCTCAGCTTCGACCAGGTCACCAAGCTCTAG
- a CDS encoding MaoC/PaaZ C-terminal domain-containing protein, giving the protein MSAASAVPVLADLSVGDVVAERSVHLTRDSLVRYAGASGDFNPIHYRDDVAASVGLPGVLAHGMLTMGQAVQPVADWAGDPSRIVSYGVRFTRPVVVDPADGQDLTIVAKVGAIDAEAGTVRIDVAASVDGKTVLGRAQAQVRLA; this is encoded by the coding sequence GTGAGCGCCGCATCCGCCGTGCCCGTCCTCGCCGACCTCTCCGTGGGCGACGTCGTGGCGGAGCGCTCCGTGCACCTCACGCGCGACTCCCTCGTGCGCTACGCCGGCGCCTCGGGCGACTTCAACCCCATCCACTACCGCGACGACGTGGCCGCGTCGGTCGGGCTGCCCGGCGTGCTCGCCCACGGCATGCTCACCATGGGCCAGGCCGTGCAGCCCGTGGCCGACTGGGCGGGCGACCCGTCGCGCATCGTCTCCTACGGCGTGCGGTTCACGCGGCCCGTGGTCGTGGATCCGGCCGACGGCCAGGACCTGACGATCGTCGCCAAGGTCGGCGCCATCGACGCGGAGGCGGGCACGGTCCGCATCGACGTGGCCGCGTCCGTCGACGGGAAGACCGTCCTCGGCCGCGCGCAGGCGCAGGTCCGGCTGGCGTAG
- a CDS encoding UDP-N-acetylmuramate dehydrogenase, giving the protein MTIQTHRDAPLADLTTLRVGGPAEELVTVSERDELVDTLTGLWAVGEDWHVIGGGSNSLISDEGVEGTVIRIATRGVEIVEERADGTVLVRVQAGEPWDALVARTVAEGLAGLEALSGIPGSTGASPVQNIGAYGQEVADVLEAVDLLDYETGEVERLTAADLGLGYRTSSLKRGRVGVVLSVDFALTRGEGLDALGLPIAYPQLAAALGVELGDRVPVARVRETVLALRGSKGMVLDDADHDTWSAGSFFTNPIVSAAFARTLPADAPRWPQEAPPEDLVVPLGDEWEVAEAIERQAVERRRREPAGVKLSAAWLIEHSGVGRGFRLPGSGAAVSSKHTLALTNRGTATAEDVAALARYVQGRVMSEHGVILQPEPVLVGLSL; this is encoded by the coding sequence GTGACGATCCAGACCCACCGCGACGCCCCGCTCGCCGACCTCACGACGCTGCGCGTCGGCGGCCCGGCCGAGGAGCTCGTCACCGTGAGCGAGCGCGACGAGCTCGTCGACACCCTCACCGGCCTCTGGGCCGTGGGCGAGGACTGGCACGTGATCGGCGGCGGGTCCAACTCCCTCATCTCCGACGAGGGCGTGGAGGGCACCGTGATCCGCATCGCCACGCGCGGCGTCGAGATCGTCGAGGAGCGGGCCGACGGCACCGTCCTCGTGCGCGTGCAGGCCGGCGAGCCGTGGGACGCGCTCGTCGCGCGCACCGTGGCCGAGGGGCTCGCGGGGCTCGAGGCGCTCTCGGGGATCCCCGGGTCCACCGGCGCCTCCCCGGTGCAGAACATCGGCGCGTACGGCCAGGAGGTCGCCGACGTCCTCGAGGCCGTCGACCTCCTCGACTACGAGACGGGCGAGGTCGAGCGGCTGACCGCCGCGGACCTCGGGCTCGGCTACCGCACGTCGTCGCTCAAGCGCGGCCGCGTGGGCGTCGTGCTCTCCGTCGACTTCGCGCTCACCCGCGGCGAGGGCCTCGACGCGCTCGGCCTGCCGATCGCGTACCCGCAGCTCGCCGCCGCGCTCGGCGTGGAGCTCGGCGACCGCGTGCCGGTCGCGCGCGTGCGCGAGACCGTGCTGGCCCTCCGCGGATCCAAGGGCATGGTGCTCGACGACGCGGACCACGACACCTGGAGCGCCGGGTCCTTCTTCACCAACCCGATCGTGAGCGCCGCCTTCGCGCGCACGCTCCCGGCCGACGCCCCGCGCTGGCCGCAGGAGGCCCCGCCCGAGGACCTCGTGGTGCCGCTCGGCGACGAGTGGGAGGTGGCGGAGGCCATCGAGCGCCAGGCCGTCGAGCGCCGGCGGCGCGAGCCCGCGGGTGTGAAGCTCAGCGCCGCGTGGCTCATCGAGCACTCGGGCGTCGGCCGCGGGTTCCGGCTGCCGGGATCCGGCGCCGCCGTCTCCTCGAAGCACACGCTCGCGCTCACCAACCGCGGCACCGCGACCGCGGAGGACGTCGCCGCCCTCGCGCGCTACGTGCAGGGCCGCGTCATGAGCGAGCACGGCGTGATCCTGCAGCCCGAGCCCGTGCTGGTCGGCCTCTCCCTCTAG
- the rplK gene encoding 50S ribosomal protein L11, with protein sequence MAPKKKVTGLIKLQIKAGAANPAPPIGPALGQHGVNIMEFCKAYNAQTEAQRGNVIPVEITVYEDRTFTFILKTPPAAELIKKAAGVAKGSGTPHTVKVAKLTMDQVREIAEQKQADLNANDIDAAAKIIAGTARSMGITVEA encoded by the coding sequence ATGGCACCGAAGAAGAAGGTCACGGGTCTGATCAAGCTGCAGATCAAGGCCGGCGCCGCCAACCCCGCACCGCCCATCGGGCCGGCGCTGGGACAGCACGGCGTCAACATCATGGAGTTCTGCAAGGCGTACAACGCCCAGACCGAGGCTCAGCGCGGGAACGTCATCCCCGTCGAGATCACCGTCTACGAGGACCGGACGTTCACGTTCATCCTCAAGACGCCCCCGGCCGCGGAGCTCATCAAGAAGGCCGCCGGAGTCGCCAAGGGCTCGGGCACGCCGCACACGGTCAAGGTCGCGAAGCTCACGATGGACCAGGTCCGCGAGATCGCCGAGCAGAAGCAGGCCGACCTCAACGCCAACGACATCGACGCCGCGGCGAAGATCATCGCCGGCACCGCCCGCTCCATGGGCATCACGGTCGAGGCCTAG
- a CDS encoding YqaJ viral recombinase family protein gives MLAFPWEDDLAPATPAPPPPPPHLTRIVAHSSDRVAWLRARSFGITATDVARLATDASLQAVALEKLYGSGFGGNRYTDHGREREPEIARWVEAEHGIVPSAHLFHAEGQRRHLATPDGVGLRADGRLELAEIKTTAKPWRSIPRNYLRQIWWQQYVLGAERSLIVWEQHVDFVPVHDIPKWKWIDRDEAEIAALVARANDLIALIVRMANAPAGARGLA, from the coding sequence ATGCTGGCCTTCCCGTGGGAGGACGACCTGGCACCCGCCACACCCGCGCCGCCTCCTCCCCCGCCGCACCTCACGCGCATCGTCGCCCACTCGTCGGACCGGGTCGCGTGGCTCCGCGCGCGCAGCTTCGGCATCACCGCGACCGACGTGGCCCGCCTCGCGACCGACGCCTCGCTGCAGGCGGTCGCGCTCGAGAAGCTCTACGGATCCGGCTTCGGCGGCAACCGCTACACCGACCACGGGCGCGAGCGCGAGCCCGAGATCGCCCGCTGGGTCGAGGCGGAGCACGGCATCGTCCCGAGCGCCCACCTCTTCCACGCGGAGGGGCAGCGCCGGCACCTGGCGACCCCCGACGGCGTGGGCCTGCGGGCCGACGGCCGGCTCGAGCTCGCCGAGATCAAGACCACCGCGAAGCCGTGGCGGAGCATCCCGCGCAACTACCTGCGGCAGATCTGGTGGCAGCAGTACGTGCTCGGCGCCGAGCGCTCGCTCATCGTCTGGGAGCAGCACGTGGACTTCGTGCCCGTGCACGACATCCCGAAGTGGAAGTGGATCGACCGGGACGAGGCCGAGATCGCCGCGCTCGTGGCGCGCGCGAACGACCTCATCGCGCTCATCGTGCGCATGGCGAACGCGCCGGCGGGAGCCCGCGGCCTGGCCTGA
- a CDS encoding FAS1-like dehydratase domain-containing protein — MPVNPELQGRVLPAAAPYLVGREKVREFARAVGATHPVHLDPEAARAAGHADVVAPSTFPVVVQEATLAQLLAEPDAGIDFSRVVHGEQAFAYSRPVVAGDELTATLTVTKVATLGGNAMVTAESAMTDATGAHVVTAVSTLVVRGDDA, encoded by the coding sequence GTGCCAGTGAATCCAGAGCTCCAGGGCCGCGTGCTCCCCGCCGCCGCCCCGTACCTGGTGGGACGCGAGAAGGTGCGCGAGTTCGCCCGCGCCGTCGGCGCCACCCACCCCGTCCACCTCGACCCCGAGGCGGCGCGCGCCGCCGGCCACGCCGACGTGGTCGCGCCCAGCACGTTCCCCGTCGTGGTGCAGGAGGCGACGCTCGCGCAGCTGCTCGCCGAGCCCGACGCCGGCATCGACTTCAGCCGCGTGGTCCACGGCGAGCAGGCGTTCGCCTACTCCCGGCCCGTGGTCGCGGGCGACGAGCTCACCGCGACCCTCACGGTGACGAAGGTCGCCACCCTCGGCGGCAACGCGATGGTGACCGCCGAGTCCGCGATGACGGACGCGACGGGCGCCCACGTCGTCACGGCCGTCTCCACCCTCGTGGTCCGCGGGGACGACGCGTGA